A region of bacterium DNA encodes the following proteins:
- a CDS encoding HU family DNA-binding protein, giving the protein MTKAELIDAVWNTKGINGEITKKACGEVVDACFDIMGKTIRKERRFSYPGFGTWTVRKRKARTGRNPQTGEEITIKASKTVGFKPSTTLKDSL; this is encoded by the coding sequence ATGACCAAGGCTGAGTTGATCGATGCCGTCTGGAACACCAAGGGCATCAACGGCGAGATCACCAAGAAGGCCTGCGGCGAAGTCGTGGACGCCTGCTTCGACATCATGGGCAAGACGATCCGCAAGGAGCGCCGCTTCTCCTACCCGGGCTTCGGCACCTGGACGGTTCGCAAGCGCAAGGCGCGCACCGGTCGCAATCCGCAGACCGGCGAGGAGATCACGATCAAGGCGAGCAAGACCGTCGGCTTCAAGCCCTCGACCACGCTCAAGGATTCGCTCTAG
- a CDS encoding RNA polymerase sigma factor — protein sequence MPSREPELESSLLRRARDGDREAFAALVLRHRREALQVALGFVGDLEDARDLTQEAFLRALSHMHRFDVERPFFPWFYRILRNLCFNFLAKRGRHGECPLVLERDGGIDPAGAGVSPLQSLEASERGERIWQALCTLSPEHREIILLRHFRDLSYQEIAGFLHIPRGTVMSRLFYARAALREALESRLGKEGPTLAEATEAS from the coding sequence ATGCCGTCGCGCGAGCCGGAGCTCGAATCCTCGCTGCTCCGCCGCGCGCGGGACGGCGACCGCGAGGCCTTCGCCGCCCTGGTGCTTCGACACCGCCGGGAGGCCCTTCAGGTCGCCCTCGGCTTCGTGGGCGACCTCGAGGATGCCCGCGACCTGACCCAGGAGGCCTTCTTGCGCGCGCTCTCCCACATGCACCGCTTCGATGTCGAGCGCCCCTTCTTCCCCTGGTTCTACCGGATCCTGCGGAATCTCTGCTTCAATTTCCTGGCCAAGCGCGGCCGCCATGGCGAGTGCCCGCTCGTTCTCGAGCGGGACGGCGGCATCGATCCGGCCGGAGCAGGTGTCAGCCCTCTGCAGTCCCTGGAGGCGAGCGAACGCGGCGAGCGGATCTGGCAGGCGCTCTGCACGCTGAGCCCAGAGCACCGCGAGATCATCCTCCTGCGCCATTTCCGGGACCTGAGCTACCAGGAGATCGCCGGGTTCCTGCACATCCCTCGCGGCACCGTCATGAGCCGCCTCTTCTACGCCCGGGCCGCCCTGCGCGAAGCCTTGGAGAGCAGGCTGGGCAAGGAGGGGCCCACCTTGGCCGAAGCTACGGAGGCAAGCTAG
- a CDS encoding YbjQ family protein, protein MILVTTELLAGHRVIEVLGLVRGNTVRTRHLGHDIMAHMKNLIGGEVTEYTKMIAESREQALDRLSAEAEELGANAVLCLRFASSEIMPGASELLAYGTAVRVEPLES, encoded by the coding sequence GTGATTCTCGTCACTACCGAGCTGCTGGCTGGCCACCGCGTGATCGAGGTGCTCGGTCTCGTGCGCGGCAACACCGTCCGCACGCGGCATCTCGGACACGACATCATGGCGCACATGAAGAACCTGATCGGTGGCGAGGTCACCGAGTACACGAAGATGATCGCCGAGAGCCGCGAGCAGGCGCTGGACAGGCTCAGCGCCGAAGCCGAGGAACTCGGGGCCAATGCCGTCCTCTGCCTGCGCTTCGCGAGCAGCGAGATCATGCCAGGCGCCTCGGAGCTGCTCGCCTACGGCACGGCCGTGCGCGTGGAGCCCCTCGAGTCATGA
- a CDS encoding ABC transporter ATP-binding protein, with protein sequence MIRVRELSKRYGDLLALAGLDFELASGEILGLLGPNGAGKTTTLRLLTGFMPPDGGRVEIDGHDLAQLGPDLRRRSGYLPEATPHYPDLSPEENLEFWGGLYGLAGPARRAAIAKVIEGCGLGAVARRPARELSKGYRQRLGLAQALLHDPELVFLDEPTAGLDPLHVRELRAMIRSFAGNKTVVLCTHILSEVEAVCDRVLILDRGRSALAGSLAELGQRFAGRGRFEARVALPPGGWAGAPGLRAAERLAAGTPERWRLELDPDAEAPAALAAWLHGRGGRIYELRARAAGLEEVFLEVLSGRAEEAP encoded by the coding sequence GTGATCCGCGTCCGTGAACTGAGCAAGCGCTACGGCGATCTCCTCGCGCTCGCCGGGCTCGACTTCGAGCTGGCGAGCGGCGAGATCCTGGGCCTCTTGGGACCCAACGGGGCCGGCAAGACGACGACCCTGCGCCTGCTCACCGGATTCATGCCGCCCGACGGCGGCCGCGTGGAGATCGACGGGCACGACCTCGCCCAGCTCGGCCCCGACCTGCGTCGGCGCAGCGGCTACCTGCCCGAGGCGACGCCGCACTACCCGGATCTCAGTCCCGAAGAGAACCTGGAGTTCTGGGGCGGGCTCTACGGGCTCGCGGGCCCGGCGCGGCGCGCCGCCATCGCGAAGGTGATCGAGGGCTGCGGCCTCGGCGCCGTCGCGCGGCGGCCGGCGCGCGAACTGTCCAAGGGCTACCGGCAGCGCCTCGGACTCGCGCAGGCCCTGCTCCACGACCCCGAGCTCGTCTTCCTGGACGAGCCGACCGCCGGCCTCGATCCTCTCCACGTGCGCGAGCTGCGGGCGATGATCCGCTCCTTCGCGGGGAACAAGACGGTGGTGCTGTGCACGCACATCCTCTCCGAGGTGGAGGCCGTCTGTGACCGCGTGCTCATCCTCGACCGCGGGCGCTCGGCGCTGGCGGGCTCCTTGGCCGAGCTGGGTCAGCGCTTCGCCGGGCGAGGGCGCTTCGAGGCGCGGGTCGCCCTGCCCCCGGGGGGCTGGGCGGGCGCCCCGGGTCTGCGCGCGGCCGAGCGCCTCGCGGCCGGAACGCCCGAGCGCTGGCGGCTCGAGCTCGACCCCGACGCCGAAGCGCCGGCCGCCCTCGCCGCCTGGCTGCACGGGCGGGGCGGGCGGATCTACGAGCTCCGGGCGCGCGCCGCGGGGCTGGAGGAGGTCTTCCTCGAGGTGCTCAGCGGGCGCGCCGAGGAGGCGCCGTGA
- a CDS encoding glycoside hydrolase family 3 protein gives MRGVAQRRAGACWLLGFRGAEPGVEFLRLLERFAPPAAILFRDNLPEGPASLPALRQRLEAAAQRELLFFLDEEGGWVQQLHREPWPAPRAQAMAGLEAVRACHQALAASCRSQGIGVLIAPVADLDAGEQNPVIGTRSFGGDPEAAGAAVAAALAGLAAGGVHGVIKHYPGHGDSREDSHFSLPTVPADRGLALAPFAAGIRAGAPALMSAHLQLAGDADPRPTTFRPDVMRDRLQGELGFRGLVVTDALEMAGAAVVPPAERARAALAAGCHLLTLARWEPGAEFVLEAMAADLERGALRERWLEEAAERWERFRASLPPAGAPPAPPPDLARIGRAAIFVPGGGNWRPLLPGLAVDLEFGPLGFWNPALYERALAEAGLRARRLGAEDGLEAEVYVHLGRKAPPPARLAELAARETAPALLTNGPWGWTLPFPRRLATAESSPAGFAPLLAAAGLAGDERARDRG, from the coding sequence ATGAGGGGCGTCGCCCAGCGCCGCGCGGGCGCCTGCTGGCTGCTCGGGTTCCGGGGCGCCGAGCCAGGGGTCGAGTTCCTGCGCCTCCTGGAGCGCTTCGCGCCGCCGGCGGCGATCCTCTTTCGCGACAACCTGCCAGAGGGGCCGGCCTCGCTGCCGGCCCTGCGGCAGCGCCTCGAGGCTGCGGCCCAGCGCGAGCTCCTCTTCTTCCTCGACGAGGAGGGGGGCTGGGTCCAGCAGCTCCACCGCGAGCCCTGGCCGGCGCCCCGCGCCCAGGCGATGGCCGGCCTCGAGGCGGTGCGCGCCTGCCATCAGGCCTTGGCGGCGAGCTGTCGCTCCCAGGGGATCGGCGTCCTGATCGCGCCCGTCGCCGATCTCGATGCGGGCGAGCAGAATCCGGTCATCGGGACGCGCAGCTTTGGCGGCGACCCGGAGGCCGCCGGCGCGGCCGTGGCCGCGGCGCTGGCCGGCCTCGCGGCCGGCGGCGTGCACGGCGTGATCAAGCACTATCCCGGCCACGGCGACAGCCGTGAGGACAGCCACTTCAGCCTGCCGACCGTCCCCGCCGACCGCGGCCTCGCGCTCGCACCCTTTGCGGCCGGCATCCGCGCGGGCGCGCCGGCGCTGATGAGCGCCCACCTGCAGCTCGCCGGGGACGCCGACCCGCGCCCCACGACTTTTCGCCCCGACGTGATGCGCGACCGGCTGCAGGGCGAGCTCGGCTTCCGCGGCCTCGTCGTCACGGATGCCCTCGAGATGGCGGGCGCGGCCGTGGTGCCGCCCGCCGAGCGGGCGCGGGCGGCACTGGCCGCAGGCTGTCATCTGCTGACCCTCGCGCGCTGGGAGCCCGGGGCAGAGTTCGTGCTCGAGGCGATGGCCGCCGATCTCGAGCGCGGCGCGCTGCGCGAGCGCTGGCTCGAGGAAGCCGCCGAGCGCTGGGAGCGCTTCCGGGCCAGCCTGCCACCGGCGGGCGCCCCGCCGGCGCCGCCGCCCGATCTGGCCCGCATCGGGCGGGCCGCGATCTTCGTGCCGGGGGGCGGCAACTGGCGTCCGCTGTTGCCCGGCCTGGCGGTCGACCTCGAGTTCGGGCCCCTGGGCTTCTGGAACCCGGCTCTCTACGAGCGCGCGCTGGCCGAGGCCGGCCTCCGCGCGCGCCGCCTCGGCGCCGAGGACGGGCTCGAGGCGGAGGTGTATGTCCATCTTGGGCGGAAGGCTCCGCCGCCGGCGCGCCTCGCCGAGCTGGCCGCCCGGGAGACGGCCCCCGCCCTCCTGACCAACGGGCCCTGGGGCTGGACCCTGCCCTTCCCGCGCCGCCTGGCCACTGCCGAGAGCAGTCCCGCCGGCTTCGCCCCCCTGCTGGCGGCCGCTGGCCTCGCCGGCGACGAGCGCGCCCGCGATCGCGGTTGA
- a CDS encoding ABC transporter permease, with protein sequence MGGRPGSARGRAPRGRNARALAARARPRRRSAGRPRRLAARAGRADLRAPGARRGAGGGLPRGAQRARRGGAVRVLAAILRREWRALFGSPQAGLLGGAFLLLAGALSSLNLQAYLRANAEIGLRMRSQGLAPAFLDFNESLLRQDLGALATLSLLLLPLLAMNLLAEERRSGTLELLMTSPVGEGRLVLGKWLAAWLYFLGLLALACLPKFVLAAYGSLHWPSFLVGLAGIALLAGAFLALSLFLSSLTRSPLLAAVGGFALLLLLWILGGFAKAGATGFPDGALAALSALGHLAPLLTGLLDTADLAYFLLLTALGLELARRRLQALRGGWR encoded by the coding sequence CTGGGCGGGCGCCCCGGGTCTGCGCGCGGCCGAGCGCCTCGCGGCCGGAACGCCCGAGCGCTGGCGGCTCGAGCTCGACCCCGACGCCGAAGCGCCGGCCGCCCTCGCCGCCTGGCTGCACGGGCGGGGCGGGCGGATCTACGAGCTCCGGGCGCGCGCCGCGGGGCTGGAGGAGGTCTTCCTCGAGGTGCTCAGCGGGCGCGCCGAGGAGGCGCCGTGAGAGTGCTCGCCGCGATCCTGCGCCGCGAATGGCGCGCGCTCTTCGGCTCCCCGCAGGCCGGCCTGCTGGGGGGCGCCTTCCTGCTGCTCGCCGGCGCCCTGAGCAGCTTGAACCTCCAGGCCTACCTGCGGGCCAACGCCGAGATCGGCCTGCGCATGCGCAGCCAGGGACTCGCGCCCGCCTTCCTCGATTTCAACGAGAGCCTGCTGCGCCAGGACCTCGGCGCGCTCGCCACGCTCAGTCTGCTGCTGCTGCCCCTGCTGGCGATGAACCTGCTCGCCGAAGAGCGGCGCAGCGGCACGCTGGAGCTCCTGATGACGAGCCCGGTGGGGGAGGGGCGGCTCGTCCTCGGCAAGTGGCTGGCGGCCTGGCTCTACTTCCTCGGCCTGCTCGCGCTGGCCTGCTTGCCCAAGTTCGTGCTCGCGGCCTACGGCAGTCTCCACTGGCCGAGCTTCCTCGTCGGGCTGGCCGGCATCGCGCTGCTCGCGGGAGCCTTCCTCGCCCTCTCGCTCTTCCTGAGCAGCCTGACGCGCAGCCCGCTGCTCGCCGCGGTAGGGGGCTTTGCGCTGCTCCTGCTGCTGTGGATCCTGGGCGGCTTCGCCAAGGCGGGCGCCACCGGCTTCCCGGACGGCGCCCTCGCCGCACTCTCGGCGCTCGGCCACCTCGCGCCCCTGCTCACCGGACTGCTCGACACGGCCGATCTCGCCTACTTCCTCCTGCTCACGGCGCTCGGCCTCGAACTCGCGCGCCGCCGCCTGCAGGCCCTGCGCGGGGGCTGGCGATGA